A genomic segment from Enoplosus armatus isolate fEnoArm2 chromosome 12, fEnoArm2.hap1, whole genome shotgun sequence encodes:
- the inaa gene encoding internexin neuronal intermediate filament protein, alpha a — protein sequence MSHGDRYTSSSYRKIFGDSPRFPLSSSSSSSRMSGASPRGSAGLIRSMAASRNSASSLNMYRRVGRPSASFSPMRSDSLDLTQTSMVNNELKVVRTNEKEQLQGLNDRFAMFIDKVRHLEQQNKVLEMELVALRQKQSEPSRVAHLYQQEMRDLRSQVEELSRDKNHILIERNNMEDELQKLSVKYDEEARAREEAEQTLRSFRKDVDDATAVRLDLERRMELLADEISFLRKVHDEEIQELSTLMEAQQVSVELELTKPDLTSALKEIRNQYESIASKNLQSAEEWYKSKFASLSEQATRSNEAMRASREEINEFRRQLQSKTIEIETLRGANESLERQITEMEDTHNAEVTAMQDTIGHLDAELRNLKGEMAQHLREYQDLLNVKMALDIEISAYRKLLEGEETHFNSGMSFGASSYSYQAQAPAGTSKSSQREKEGATKESFKESSEDKDEADINSNN from the exons ATGAGCCACGGAGACCGCTACACCTCGTCATCCTACCGGAAGATTTTCGGGGATTCTCCCCggtttcccctctcctcctcctcctcctcctcccgcatGAGCGGCGCCTCTCCCCGGGGCTCCGCGGGGCTCATCAGGTCCATGGCCGCGTCCCGCAACAGCGCGTCCTCCCTGAACATGTACAGACGGGTCGGCCGGCCCTCCGCCTCTTTCTCCCCGATGCGGAGCGACTCCCTCGACTTGACCCAGACCTCCATGgtcaacaatgaactgaaagtcGTCAGAACGAACGagaaggagcagctgcag GGTCTGAACGACCGCTTCGCCATGTTCATCGATAAAGTCCGGCACCTGGAGCAGCAGAACAAAGTGCTGGAGATGGAGCTGGTGGCGCTGCGGCAGAAGCAGAGCGAGCCGTCCCGCGTCGCTCATCTCTACCAGCAGGAGATGAGGGACCTGCGGTcacaggtggaggagctgagcaGGGACAAGAACCACATCCTGATCGAGAGGAACAACATGGAGGACGAGCTGCAG AAGCTCAGTGTGAAGTATGACGAGGAGGCGAGGGCACGGGAGGAAGCTGAGCAGACCTTGAGGTCATTCAGGAAGGACGTGGATGACGCCACGGCCGTTCGCCTGGACCTGGAGCGCCGCATGGAGTTGCTGGCGGACGAAATCTCCTTCCTGAGGAAAGTGCACGACGAGGAGATCCAGGAGCTGAGCACCTTGATGGAGGCGCAGCAGGTCTCCGTGGAGCTCGAGCTCACCAAACCGGACCTCACCTCGGCCCTGAAGGAGATCCGCAACCAGTACGAGTCCATCGCCTCCAAAAACCTGCAGTCGGCCGAGGAGTGGTACAAGAGCAAGTTTGCCAGCCTCAGCGAGCAGGCCACCAGGAGCAACGAGGCCATGAGGGCCAGCAGGGAGGAGATCAATGAGTTCAGGAGGCAGCTGCAGTCCAAGACCATTGAGATAGAGACCCTGAGGGGCGCCAATGAGTCTCTGGAGAGGCAGATCACAGAGATGGAGGATACACACAACGCTGAAGTCACAGCTATGCAG GACACTATTGGCCACCTGGATGCTGAGCTGAGGAACCTGAAGGGGGAGATGGCCCAGCACCTGAGAGAGTACCAGGACCTGCTCAATGTCAAGATGGCCCTGGACATAGAGATATCCGCCTACAG GAAGCtgctggagggggaggagactCACTTTAACTCAGGGATGTCGTTTGGTGCCTCCAGCTACAGCTACCAGGCTCAAGCCCCGGCCGGCACCTCCAAGAGCAgccagagggagaaggagggggccACGAAGGAAAGCTTCAAGGAGAGCAGCGAGGATAAAGACGAGGCAGACATCAACTCCAACAACTGA